The bacterium genomic interval CGCCGGCCCAAACAGACCGAGCCTGCTGTGATCATCGACCTGGAAGGCCGGAGCTATGTTGATCCGGTGAGCGGAAAAAACTATTGCGTACGCCACATGACGCTGCAGGATGTGGACCAGGTCGTTGAGCTGGAGAAAAGATTATTTACGCCGCCATGGTCCCGCGCCAGCTTTCTGGCGGAACTGGAAGAACGCCCCTATTCCCTGTCGCTGGTGGTGATGGATGAACAGACGCTGATCGGCTACATGGTGGTCTATTTTCTATATGAAGAGGCGCATCTGGCAAACCTGGCTGTTGCGCCGGAGTATCAACATCGCGGCGTGGGCGAACACCTGCTGCGGCTGTTGGTCTGCATCGCGCGGGAGACTCTTCGTCAGATTCTGCTTCTCGAGGTGCGCAGGTCCAACGCCAAAGCCATCCGATTATACGAAAAGATGGGATTTGTGCACGCCGGCGTGCGTAGAAAATACTATGAGGATGGAGAGGACGCGCTACTGATGTGCAAAACGCTGACAGAAGAAAAAACCGGATCGCCCTAGTCGAAAGCGATTAATCAATGGAATGGTATAAACGCACCAACAAGGGGCTGGAGCCCAGCGAAAAAAAAGAACTCCCGGATGGGCTCTGGATCAAGTGCGAGGACTGTGGGGAGATCCTGTATAAAAAGGAGTTGGACCGCAACGCCAAGGTCTGCCTCAAATGCGGCCATCATTTTCGCATGAGCGCAGAGGAATACATCCGTCTTCTGGCAGACGATGCGCGTTTTGACGAGTTCAACGCCGAGTTGCGCTCCGTTGATCCGCTCAAATTCAAGGATTCTAAAAAATACTCCGACCGTCTCAAAGAGGCCATAAGTCGGACCGGCTGCAACGATGCGGTGCGAACCGGCTGTTGTTCGGTGAACGGCGTACCGGTGGTGTTGGCGGTGATGGATTTCAGCTTTATCGGCGGCAGCATGGGATCGGTGGTGGGCGAAAAGATATGCCGCGCCGTGGATCGGGCGCTGCAGACGTGCTCGCCGCTGATTATCATCTCCGCGTCCGGCGGAGCGCGGATGCAGGAAGCGGCGTTGTCGCTGATGCAGATGGCCAAAACCGCGGCGCGTCTGGCACTCTTGTCTGATGCCGGCATCCCGTACATCTCTCTGTTGACCGATCCGACCACCGGCGGCACCACCGCCAGCTTTTCCATGCTCGGGGATCTGATCATCGCTGAGCCGGGCGCGCTCATCGGCTTTGCCGGGCCGCGGGTGATCAAGCAGACCATCGGCCAGGACCTGCCGGAAGGCTTTCAGCGCGCGGAATTTTTGCTTCAACATGGATTTCTGGATGCGATTGTGCCGCGCACAGAGCTGAAGAGGCAGCTGTCGCGAATGCTAAACTTTTTTATAAACCGCAAATAGAAAGACTGATCTTCTCTTATGAGAATCCTGATCACCAACGACGACGGCATCGCCGCACCGGGGATCGCCGCCCTGGCTGAAGCGATAAGCCGCATCGGCCAGGTAACCATCGTGGCGCCGGCTGCAGAGATGAGTGCCGTAGGTCACGCCATCACCCTCAGCGATCCGCTGCGGGTGACTCCGTATGAAAAAAACAACGAGTTCTTCGGCTATGCCGTGCGCGGCACGCCGGCCGATTGCGTCAAACTCGCCTACTGGGTGCTGCTCAAAGATCAGCCCAAACCTGATCTCCTGATCTCGG includes:
- the rimI gene encoding ribosomal protein S18-alanine N-acetyltransferase → MIIDLEGRSYVDPVSGKNYCVRHMTLQDVDQVVELEKRLFTPPWSRASFLAELEERPYSLSLVVMDEQTLIGYMVVYFLYEEAHLANLAVAPEYQHRGVGEHLLRLLVCIARETLRQILLLEVRRSNAKAIRLYEKMGFVHAGVRRKYYEDGEDALLMCKTLTEEKTGSP
- a CDS encoding acetyl-CoA carboxylase carboxyltransferase subunit beta, which gives rise to MEWYKRTNKGLEPSEKKELPDGLWIKCEDCGEILYKKELDRNAKVCLKCGHHFRMSAEEYIRLLADDARFDEFNAELRSVDPLKFKDSKKYSDRLKEAISRTGCNDAVRTGCCSVNGVPVVLAVMDFSFIGGSMGSVVGEKICRAVDRALQTCSPLIIISASGGARMQEAALSLMQMAKTAARLALLSDAGIPYISLLTDPTTGGTTASFSMLGDLIIAEPGALIGFAGPRVIKQTIGQDLPEGFQRAEFLLQHGFLDAIVPRTELKRQLSRMLNFFINRK